Below is a genomic region from Spirosoma radiotolerans.
ACTCCGCACGTAACGGGGGCGGCCGCTTTATATGCTTCCACTCATTCCGGTGCTACAGCGACTCAGATAAAGACGGCGATTTTATCCAGTGTCGTGTCCACGCCATCTTTATCAGGTAAGACATTGACCGGAGGCAGGTTAAACGTCAGCGGATTTTAAGCCTTGATTTCTTATTTAATAACAGAAATGGCCGACTAATTTAGTCGGCCATTTCTGTTATTATGGAGCAGTTTACTTGAGACTGCTCAACTTGTCCAGATCAATATCATCTAGCGCGGCTTTAATTTTATCCATGCTTACGCCCCGGCCTTTGGCTGATACAATAAATCGTTTCTTGACCAATACGTCAACTTCGCCGTTCTTATCGCCGTTGTCATACTTCTCGTAGGATTTATTATCACCGATTTTACTGGTCTTTTCATATCCGTCTGCGGTTTCTTTGTCCATATCCAGCATCGACCAGGCCGCCAGCCCCATCATCATGCCCGAACCTCCTCCATCAATGATCGAGAGTTCGATGCTCTCAGTGTCATCCGCATTGGCGTACTTGCCATTTGCTGTCGATATAGTGAAGCCAGCGGTTCCATTTTTTTCACCAGTCGCTTCTTTGCGGGGTAACCCATCAGCATCAGCGGGCAGCAGTTCCTTCAGCGAACGGAAATCAATCGTTTCGACGGGGCCATCTTTCTGCATTTCTTCGGCTTGGGCAGCCATCTCTTTCATGGCCGATACAGCACCCAGGGCCGATACCGACTCTTCGTCTTTTTTCTCTTCTTCTTTGCTACTTCCGCATCCGGCAAGCAACACAGCTGACAGCAATCCAGTCCAAAGCAAGTTTAAGTTTGTTCGCATAGTCGTGACGACACTAAGAATGGTATAAATGAGTAAACATCAATAAGTTACTTTTTTTATTCATTCCCCTGCCAACCTTTTGATTAAACGTTATGAGAACCCATCATTCCACTCGTTTGATGAGCACGTAATAGTTAGCGTCAACGGTTAGGGCTGTTTCGTTCTTTGCTGACAGTGTTTTCCACTGAGCCGTTGGTGTCAGCGAATAGTAAGGTCCTGACTCGCCGACACACACCCGAACCGGCATAGCAAAGCCAGCCACACAGTTTGTCCAGCGATATTGAAACCCACCAGCTACCGAGCGATATTCAAGTATCGGAATTTTAGTATTCCGCAAATACTGATCAAATACAGGCTTCAGCGCCAAGCCCGTTTGCTGACTCATGTATTGTTCAATCTGATTGGTCGTGACTGTCTGGTGGTAGAACGTTTTGTTCAGTCCGCGCAGAACCTGCCGCCAGGTAGAATCGTTGCCCACCAGTTGCCGGATGGTGTGCAGCATATTCCCTCCTTTATAATACATATCCGCCGATCCTTCGTGGTTCACGTTATAGATGCCAATAATTGGGCTATCATTTCGAATGTTGGCCCGACACCCAATCACATACTGAGCACCAGCCTCTTTACCATAATAGTACTCCGTAAAGAGGCATTCGGAGTAATTGGTAAAGCTCTCATGAATCCACATATCGGCTACATCCTTATAGGTAATGTTGTTGGCAAACCACTCGTGACCCGACTCATGAACGATGATGAAATCCCAGAGCAGTCCCCAGCCCGTTCGGGAAAGGTCACGCCCCAGGTAGCCGTTCCGAAAGTGGTTGCCATAGGTCACTGAGCTTTGGTGCTCCATACCCAGGTACGGCGTTTCGACCAACTTATACCCGTCTTCGTAGAATGGGTACGGCCCAAACCAGTATTCAAACGCCTTCAGCATTTTGGGCACCTGCTTAAACTGTGTCCTGGCGGAGTCGACATGATCCGATAACGCATAATAATTCAGTGCAAGCGGACCTTTTTCGCCTGCGTACTCCTCCGACCAGTGTTCGTAACGACCAATATTCAGGTTGACACCGTAATTATTGATCGGGTTAACTACATACCAGTCGAAGGTACGGGTATGATCTGGGTTGGTCGTGACCCGACGCAGGCGGCCATTTGAGACATCCATCAGGTCTTCCGGAACGGTTACGCTGATGGCCATTGAGTCTGGTTCGTCGTACATATGGTCTTTGCAGGGCCACCAGGCACTAGCGCCCAAGCCTTGACAGGCCGTTGCAATAAACCAGTTCCCGCTTTTGTCCCGCGACCACACAAGGCCACCATCCCAGGGTGGTCGTTTGGCTACACGCGGCTTTCCGGCATACTGCACCGTTATGGCTTCCGTCTGGCCGGGCTTCTGCGGCTTAGTCAAGGTCACAAAATATGCATTGCCATCCTGCCGAACGGCCAGCTTTTTGCCGTCCTGTTCCACGCGCAGCACGCGCAATGGACGCTGCAAATCGACCTGTAATGTCTGGCCGGGTTTTAGCACCCGATACCGAATGAGGGTTGCACCGCTCAAGGTGCTATCGGTTGGTTGCACACGAACGGTTAGGTGATAAAAAGCCAGATCCCACCACGCCCGTTCGGGCGTAATCGACCCGCGCAGGGTATCGTCATGCGTAAATTCATATTTCTGTGCCTGAGCCAGAACGGGCAGCGCCACCAATAAAATTAAAGACAGGAGTCGATTCATGAAAAAAACGGGCGGTTAGCGTGGACCAGGCGGGCAGTATTTCAGCAGGTAATTTGTATAGAGCGTTTGCAGGTGCAGCGATGTCCCCGGCCCCTCGTTGATACCGTGCGAACGATTTGGATACGGCATCACCTGAAATTGCTTGTTGTACTTGACCAATTCGTTGATCAGAACTTCAGCATTGTCGTAATGCACATTATCGTCGCCAGTGCCGTGAATGTAAAGCAAATTGCCCCGCAGGTTCCTGGCATACGTAATTGGCGAACCCGCTACGAAATCCTCCCGATTTTCCTGCGGGAGCCCCATATACCGTTCCTGGTAGATGTTATCGTAAAATAACTGGTTACCAACGGCGGCAATGGCAATGCCCGTTTTATAAATGTCCGGGTATTGAAACATCAGGTGTAGGGTTGTTGACCCGCCCCCACTCCATCCCCAAACGGCCACGCGACTGGTATCAATGTAGGCATGTTGAGCAAATAATTTCCGGGCGCCCATTGCCTGATCGCGAATATTGATCCGACCAATCTGCCGGTAAATTGATTTACGCCAGGCTGCCCCTTTCAGATTTGGGGTTCCGCGGTTGTCGAGTGCTACGTAAATATAACCTGCCTTGTCCATGCCGCCCTGAAACAGGCGGTTTTGCCCGATGGAAAAATCATCATTCACGGTGCTCCCCGCGGGTTCACCGTATACATAGAAGACAACCGGGTATTTCTTCGTGCTATCGAAGTCCGTCGGTTTAGCCATCCAGCCGTCCAGCGTTACGCCTTCTTCTGTCGTGAGTTTAAAGAAACTAACGTTCGATTTGGCAATGGGCTTCGTCCGGGCAGCAATACTCTCCGACTCATTGACGGCTTTATGATCGGGCAGGCTTACCCACTCGCGCGACGGGGGAGTCTGGTAATTAGTGAACGTATGTTGGGCAAACCGGCCATTGGGCGAGATGGTATAGCCGTGAGTGCCAGCCAGACCGGCGGGCGTTACACGTTCGGCTTTGCCTTTGCCATCCAAACGCGTACGGTACAGGTACCGTTGGTTGGTATTGTCGGGCGAAGCAATGAAATAGATTTGATTGGCAGCCTCATCGATATGGCTAATGGTAGCAATGTCATACGATCCTGGCGTTAGGTTGATTTCTTTTTTGCCATCAACCCCTACGCGGTACAGATGCCGCCAACCGTCTTTTTCTGACACCCAAACAAAGGATTTTCCATTCTCCAGCCATTCCCAGCCACTCGGGTCATCGCGGCTCCAGCGTGCTTTTATATCGATCCAAGCCTTATCGGTTTCAGTATAAATTGGTGTAGCCGCTTGAGTCGACAGATTGCAAAGGAAGAGTTTGCTTTCGTTCTGCTTCCGATTCAATTGCTGCACAATCACACTTCCGCCAGCAGGAAGCCACTCCAAACGAGTCAGGTAATGCTGTTGTGAATCGCCGGGAATGTTGAGCCAGGTCGTCGGTGGTACGGCATTCTGGCCACCCGATACGGAAACCACGCCAATACGGGTTGGCGAAGGGCTTTCCCCCACTTTCGGGTATTCCACCGGCACCACATGCGAATAGATAGAGTCGGTGGTATTCAGCATCAGGTAATCCCGAATTTTGGTGGCGTCTACCTGCCAATAAGCAATCTGCTTGCTGTCGGGACTCCAGCGAAAGCCATCCCGGCAACCAAATTCCTCTTCATATGCCCAGTCGAAGGTGCCATTAATGCGCTTGCGCGTTCCATCTGTAGTGAGCTGGGTAATCTTACCGGTTGCTACATCCTCAACAAACAGATTATGTTCACTCACGTACCCGACACTGCGCCCATCCGGTGATAGTTTGGCATACATCAGCGACTGTGCCGGGCGCTTGCTGGTACCCGACTGGCCCAGTTGTCGGACCTGCCCATTCGCCCGGTTGATCAGGTAATAATCGCCTTTGGTGTTGTACCGCCAGACTCGGGCTGTGTTGGTAAAAATCAGGCTATTGGCGCTGTCGGACGTGAAGGCAAAATCAGCGACAGCCATGGGCTGATCACTACCCGGCCGACGTAATTGGTCTTTGCTTAAAAGGGTTGTTTTTCGGCCGGTGCGAATATCCGTTTTAACGATTTGCCCCTGTTCTACGGTGGCAAGCGCATTGCCATCGGCAGACCAGTGCATTTGACGGCCGGGCACCTGTGCCTGAGCGCTACAGGCAATTAAACCTGCCAATAGGGCGGCCAGAAATTGACGTGACATAAAAAAAGACGGGCTCACAGAATGAAGTGTATGATTGAGGTAAGCTACCTTCAAAAATACAGCATTTTCCGGGTTCCCGTCTTTTTATGAAGCACATTAACGTTTCGCCACACTATTCACTGGCCAATAAAGGGCTTATGCAGAAGCCAATGTTCTTCAGTGAATAAAGCAGCAAACTGGCAAATCGTCAGGATTCGACTGGCTTTGACTCTTCAGATGTCGGCAACGGAACGGGTGTCCGGTAGCTCCTCACCAAAAAGTAAACGCCCATTAATACGGCCGGAATACTCAGGATTTGCCCTACGTTTAAGGGCAGGCTATCTTCGAACGGCACCTGATTTTCTTTCAGGTACTCATAAAAGAACCGCAGGCCAAAAATCCAGATCAGGAAGATGCCCAGCATACTCCCACGTGGCGTTCTTTCCTTTACACGATTCCAGAACCATAACAGAATAAAAAACAGAACCAGGCAAGAAAGCGACTCATACAGTTGAGCGGGGTGACGCGGAATTTTGGCGTATTCATTATTATTCATGAACACGAACGCCCAGGGCACATCCGTAGGGCGACCAACGATTTCGGAGTTCATCAGGTTACCGAAACGAATACAGGCGCCTGCCAGGGCAACGACAATAACAATTCGATCCGTTACCCACAGAAACGTCTGGTTTGTCAACCGGCTTTCTTTCCGGCGCGAATACAGCCACAAGCCGGTCAGAATACCAATTGTAGCGCCGTGACTGGCCAAACCCGCGAAGGGAGGGGTGATAACGGTCAGCGGGTGATGAAGCAGAACTTCGGGTTCATAAAACAAAAAATGACCAAGCCGGGCACCCACAATCGTGGACACAACCATATAAATAAGCAGGGTATCAGTATCGGCAACGGGTTTCTCTTCCTTCTTGAAAATATAGCTCATAATCTGCATCCCAATCAGGAAGCCCAGCGCAAATAAGAGACCGTACCACCGTACCGAGAACGAGCCAATGTGAAAAATTTCGGGATTGACTTCCCAAATAACGTATTGAAGCATACAATAAATAAGTTTCAGGTTTACGGTTCTACGTTTACGGGAGTTGGATCGGCGCCAGCATCTCATGCTTCAGCCTGCCATAAACCGCAAACACAAAATCAATTACCGATATTGGGCAAAGATAGGCATTGCGGGAAAGTTTTTGACCGTTTTCGTGTTCAGCGGTTTATGATGAAGTTAATTTTAATTGGGCTCGTTCGAGGATACCAGGCCATTGTGTCACCTTACTTCCCAAATGCCTGCCGCTATACACCCACCTGTTCACAATATACGGTGGAGGCTATTCGCAAATACGGGGCTTTGCGGGGTGGTTGGCTGGGCCTCAAACGCATTGGTAGCTGCCACCCCTGGGGAGGGCATGGGTATGATCCGGTGCCGTAACTGGTACTACGTATGCGCTTTGTCTGCCATTTTGACTTACACGTCAGATTTGCCCGATTTTTGACGAATCGCTGACGACTATCGATTAACGACTTACACCAATGCTTGGAATCACCGCCGATAATAAACTGAAACGCCTGATTGTTGTAGGCGACCGGGTCCTGATCAAACCGAAAGACCCCGCAGACCGGACCAATAGTGGCTTGTACTTGCCGCCAACGGTGCAGGAAAAAGAACAGGTTCAGTCTGGATACGTTATTAAAGTAGGACCTGGGTACCCAATCCCGGCAGCGGTTGAAGAAGAGCCCTGGAAAGAAACGGAAGAGAAGGTTAAATACATGCCGTTGCAGGCGCAGGAAGGCGATGTGGCGCTTTACCTACAACGTAATGCCATCGAGCTGGACTATGAGGGCGAACGGTATGTTATTGTACCGCAAGCCTCAATTTTAATGCTGGAACGACTGGAGGATCTATAATCGGGCGACCGGAAAAGCCCGCTGGTTTATACAATAGACGGCTTCATGGCCGTATAACGGCAAACACTATGAGACGCTATTGGTTGATAACGTTGACAATCCTCCTTATGGGATTTACCCTTACTATGGAAAGTGTAGCGAATCAGCAAAAATCGCTTAAAGCGATATTGACCGAAAAGAAAGATCATCGGCGTGTGTTGTTAATTTATGGACGCGATGATGCACAACATTATACCATTGAGCAGCAGGAAGCGCTGAATGAAGTAAGAGACGGAGTCGCCGAGCGCGATTTAGACGTAATCGTGCTTGTGGCGTCGCTGGTCATGGAGCCCGATCGCCAGTTTCTGATGCATGACTTCAAGCTGAATCCAGCCGATGCCTTTGCCGCCTGGCTGATTGGCAAAGACGGGGGCGTAAAACAAACCTATAAAAAGCCTGTGGCTGCCAAAGATCTATTTCAGACAATAGACAGCATGCCTATGCGGAAACAGGAAAGTAAAAATTAATCTGAACCGTACGGGCGGTCCCGCAAGATTTGGAGGCCGCCCGTGCAGTTCAGATTAATGTGCCTCCAAGTAATTAAGTATCCCAATCAGCTCGGACCAGGATTTTAGCTTCATCTTCTGTTCTGCCAGGTAACGGTCAATGTTGGTGGTCTTCTCCGGCATAGCGGCTACCAGCGATTTCCGGCTGGCCACAACCGATTTCATTTGCCCTTCCGCTAATTTCAGGAAATAGTTTTCAGTAGGTGGTTGTTCGTTCGCAACCCAGATAAAATACTCTTCCCGTTTCTGAAAGCGCTCCTTCCCGAAATCATTCTGCATGACATCCGTGTTGGTCTTCAACTCAGCTTTAATGTGCTTCACTAATTTTTGCGTGCGCCCGTCGAACAAAACCTGGTAAAAATCATTTGCCGACCAGGTACTTGCCGCCGGAAACCCTTTGCGAAAATGAAGGGTGTCTGCACTGGCAATAAAAAACTCCGTGACTGGATTGACAGGCGTGACGACCTTATCCTGTTGGATATATTCGACTTCTCCGGTCTGACTGTTGTAACGTAGTTTGGTTATTACTCGCTTATTATTGATAACCAGCCAGCCGTTCTGCACCGAATCTGACGGTATATACGGTGATCCTTCGATGTTACTATAACGGGTCAGGAAAGGGTCGTAAATGCGAATAGCCTGCGCCGTGTTCGACCCCGATGTGGTAATTGTCGTTTGAGCCTGGGCGCCAAACGCAATCATCAGCGATAGACTAGCCAGCCAACTGGAGACGTGTTGATGCATAAACAATAAGATAAGTTACGGTAAAAACGGACAATGCGTATGTTGAGAGCCAACATACGCATTGTCCGTTTTTAATCAAAGCAGTCCGTTATTGTTCGCCAAACCTGGCGGCTTCGGTAATACCTTTCCAGGTATCCGTACGAAACGGTATGGCCGGAAAGTTTTCCTGATTGTATAAATTCACATCGCCATTATCATCCGCCCACCCATAGCGAACGGCGACTGGTACCGCTACCGAATCAGCGTGAACAACAACCGTATTTCCCTGAATTTCGGCTTTGGCATAATAGAATTTCTGATCGGCACCGGCTACGTCAAAGCCTCTCACGTAGCCATATTTATCCTTTGCTACCAAACCACTGCCTACGTTCAAAAATGTTAGAATAGCGCGATTATTCTCAACGGTCAT
It encodes:
- the lgt gene encoding prolipoprotein diacylglyceryl transferase, which gives rise to MLQYVIWEVNPEIFHIGSFSVRWYGLLFALGFLIGMQIMSYIFKKEEKPVADTDTLLIYMVVSTIVGARLGHFLFYEPEVLLHHPLTVITPPFAGLASHGATIGILTGLWLYSRRKESRLTNQTFLWVTDRIVIVVALAGACIRFGNLMNSEIVGRPTDVPWAFVFMNNNEYAKIPRHPAQLYESLSCLVLFFILLWFWNRVKERTPRGSMLGIFLIWIFGLRFFYEYLKENQVPFEDSLPLNVGQILSIPAVLMGVYFLVRSYRTPVPLPTSEESKPVES
- the yidD gene encoding membrane protein insertion efficiency factor YidD, with amino-acid sequence MKLILIGLVRGYQAIVSPYFPNACRYTPTCSQYTVEAIRKYGALRGGWLGLKRIGSCHPWGGHGYDPVP
- a CDS encoding M1 family metallopeptidase, which translates into the protein MNRLLSLILLVALPVLAQAQKYEFTHDDTLRGSITPERAWWDLAFYHLTVRVQPTDSTLSGATLIRYRVLKPGQTLQVDLQRPLRVLRVEQDGKKLAVRQDGNAYFVTLTKPQKPGQTEAITVQYAGKPRVAKRPPWDGGLVWSRDKSGNWFIATACQGLGASAWWPCKDHMYDEPDSMAISVTVPEDLMDVSNGRLRRVTTNPDHTRTFDWYVVNPINNYGVNLNIGRYEHWSEEYAGEKGPLALNYYALSDHVDSARTQFKQVPKMLKAFEYWFGPYPFYEDGYKLVETPYLGMEHQSSVTYGNHFRNGYLGRDLSRTGWGLLWDFIIVHESGHEWFANNITYKDVADMWIHESFTNYSECLFTEYYYGKEAGAQYVIGCRANIRNDSPIIGIYNVNHEGSADMYYKGGNMLHTIRQLVGNDSTWRQVLRGLNKTFYHQTVTTNQIEQYMSQQTGLALKPVFDQYLRNTKIPILEYRSVAGGFQYRWTNCVAGFAMPVRVCVGESGPYYSLTPTAQWKTLSAKNETALTVDANYYVLIKRVE
- a CDS encoding DUF4174 domain-containing protein — its product is MGFTLTMESVANQQKSLKAILTEKKDHRRVLLIYGRDDAQHYTIEQQEALNEVRDGVAERDLDVIVLVASLVMEPDRQFLMHDFKLNPADAFAAWLIGKDGGVKQTYKKPVAAKDLFQTIDSMPMRKQESKN
- a CDS encoding S9 family peptidase; its protein translation is MHWSADGNALATVEQGQIVKTDIRTGRKTTLLSKDQLRRPGSDQPMAVADFAFTSDSANSLIFTNTARVWRYNTKGDYYLINRANGQVRQLGQSGTSKRPAQSLMYAKLSPDGRSVGYVSEHNLFVEDVATGKITQLTTDGTRKRINGTFDWAYEEEFGCRDGFRWSPDSKQIAYWQVDATKIRDYLMLNTTDSIYSHVVPVEYPKVGESPSPTRIGVVSVSGGQNAVPPTTWLNIPGDSQQHYLTRLEWLPAGGSVIVQQLNRKQNESKLFLCNLSTQAATPIYTETDKAWIDIKARWSRDDPSGWEWLENGKSFVWVSEKDGWRHLYRVGVDGKKEINLTPGSYDIATISHIDEAANQIYFIASPDNTNQRYLYRTRLDGKGKAERVTPAGLAGTHGYTISPNGRFAQHTFTNYQTPPSREWVSLPDHKAVNESESIAARTKPIAKSNVSFFKLTTEEGVTLDGWMAKPTDFDSTKKYPVVFYVYGEPAGSTVNDDFSIGQNRLFQGGMDKAGYIYVALDNRGTPNLKGAAWRKSIYRQIGRINIRDQAMGARKLFAQHAYIDTSRVAVWGWSGGGSTTLHLMFQYPDIYKTGIAIAAVGNQLFYDNIYQERYMGLPQENREDFVAGSPITYARNLRGNLLYIHGTGDDNVHYDNAEVLINELVKYNKQFQVMPYPNRSHGINEGPGTSLHLQTLYTNYLLKYCPPGPR
- a CDS encoding co-chaperone GroES, with translation MLGITADNKLKRLIVVGDRVLIKPKDPADRTNSGLYLPPTVQEKEQVQSGYVIKVGPGYPIPAAVEEEPWKETEEKVKYMPLQAQEGDVALYLQRNAIELDYEGERYVIVPQASILMLERLEDL